In Mycteria americana isolate JAX WOST 10 ecotype Jacksonville Zoo and Gardens chromosome 23, USCA_MyAme_1.0, whole genome shotgun sequence, a single window of DNA contains:
- the CKAP2L gene encoding cytoskeleton-associated protein 2-like isoform X3, with protein MERAGAAAQEERRRRLQEYLAAREKLKCPSAKPFLKDQTNCLNPPLEPVSKLEHVDRNKKDVLRNVVKGAQRAGKLGAKSTQHAGHAAQQKSSNTSQRAAVVRPEQPRKSTKVPLGLVPSMSCSMQPRGRLPTSNSSHLNPERNKKPAQETVTTAAPQTGSDHPPPGAPCSLNEGLQDRLVCNKENVQAQASTHPVPNRAFQSDGNNLGNKRVLAHRQSSATMSRTVTCPKDRITSHQAKEEPIQDKFRKTLPGSKSASQKPSVKTQPLQPPRLLTGSTNLLHKKPGTKQEKTSTAREPVGGLKYHSRPPQLKRSPTKPPASIRPQGTTNLKSSLKAGGMVQWQKPAAKGEVGRKDVKVVPPGRAGVSRVTVPQNQPRSVHGSKTQAIESDFRSRRERLKPELPKASGVQARRVPKTPSAADRKKQLEEWLASKGKTYKRPPMMLLQKKPVKLSWRNVKEKEKQEKPEQLRLENINNILTECLKLVEEGVQAEELSAVLSHVPQAEKFAKFWICKAKLLARSGPFDVTGLYKAAVCAGAVACPDPHSAFPAAASGAQRSCP; from the exons ATggagcgggcgggggcggccgcgcagg AAGAGCGGAGAAGACGGCTCCAGGAGTACCTAGCAGCcagagaaaagctgaaatgcCCAAGTGCAAA ACCCTTTTTGAAGGACCAGACGAATTGCCTGAATCCACCCTTAGAACCAGTTTCTAAACTAGAGCAT GTCGACAGGAACAAGAAGGACGTTCTCAGAAACGTGGTGAAGGGCGCTCAGAGGGCTGGCAAGCTTGGTGCCAAATCCACACAGCACGCTGGCCATGCTGCTCAGCAGAAGTCTTCAAATACATCCCAGAGAGCAGCGGTGGTGCGTCCAGAGCAGCCGAGGAAGAGCACAAAGGTTCCCCTGGGGCTCGTGCCAAGCATGAGCTGCTCTATGCAGCCCAGAGGGAGGCTCCCAACTTCAAACTCCAGTCACTTAAATCCAGAAAGGAACAAGAAGCCTGCACAGGAGACTGTCACCACTGCAGCACCTCAGACTGGAAGTGACCACCCCCCTCCTGGGGCACCTTGCTCCCTAAACGAAGGCCTGCAGGACAGGCTGGTCTGCAACAAAGAAAACGTCCAAGCACAAGCCTCTACACACCCTGTGCCGAACAGAGCTTTTCAGTCTGATGGGAACAATCTCGGGAACAAGAGAGTCTTGGCTCACAGGCAAAGCTCAGCCACGATGTCAAGAACCGTCACGTGCCCAAAGGACAGAATTACTAGCCACCAGGCTAAGGAAGAGCCAATTCAGGACAAATTCAGGAAAACCCTGCCAGGCTCAAAGAGCGCGTCTCAAAAACCAAGTGTCAAAACTCAGCCGTTGCAGCCCCCTCGCTTACTTACTGGTTCTACTAATTTGCTACATAAAAAACCAGggacaaagcaggaaaaaaccagTACAGCAAGGGAACCTGTAGGAGGTCTTAAGTACCACAGTAGACCCCCCCAACTGAAAAGATCTCCCACAAAGCCTCCAGCCTCCATCCGGCCCCAGGGGACCACAAACCTGAAATCCAGCCTGAAAGCAGGTGGCATGGTGCAATGGCAAAAGCCTGCAGCTAAAGGGGAGGTGGGTAGGAAGGACGTGAAGGTGGTGCCTCCTGGACGTGCAGGAGTATCCCGAGTGACAGTTCCCCAAAACCAGCCTCGCAGCGTACACGGCTCCAAAACTCAAGCAATTGAGAGCGATTTTAGGAGTAGGAGAGAGAGGCTTAAACCAGAGCTGCCAAAGGCAAGTGGAGTACAGGCTAGGCGTGTTCCCAAGACCCCATCGGCTGCAGATCGTAA GAAACAGCTGGAGGAGTGGTTGGCATCCAAAGGCAAGACATACAAGCGGCCACCTATGatgctgcttcagaaaaagcCAGTGAAGCTGTCCTGGAGAAATGtcaaggagaaagagaagcaagagaAACCAGAGCAGCTCCGCCTGGAGAATATCAACAACATATTAACGGAGTGCCTGAAGCTCGTTGAGGAG GGTGTCCAGGCAGAGgagctctctgcagtgctgtcCCACGTGCCCCAGGCAGAGAAATTTGCCAAGTTCTGGATCTGCAAAGCGAAACTCCTCGCCCGGAGCGGCCCTTTTGATGTGACGGGGTTGTACAAAGCAGCAGTCTGCGCTGGTGCTGTG GCCTGCCCTGACCCGCATTCTGCTTTTCCTGCAGCCGCTTCAGGAGCTCAGAGAAGTTGTCCTTGA
- the CKAP2L gene encoding cytoskeleton-associated protein 2-like isoform X1, whose amino-acid sequence MERAGAAAQEERRRRLQEYLAAREKLKCPSAKPFLKDQTNCLNPPLEPVSKLEHVDRNKKDVLRNVVKGAQRAGKLGAKSTQHAGHAAQQKSSNTSQRAAVVRPEQPRKSTKVPLGLVPSMSCSMQPRGRLPTSNSSHLNPERNKKPAQETVTTAAPQTGSDHPPPGAPCSLNEGLQDRLVCNKENVQAQASTHPVPNRAFQSDGNNLGNKRVLAHRQSSATMSRTVTCPKDRITSHQAKEEPIQDKFRKTLPGSKSASQKPSVKTQPLQPPRLLTGSTNLLHKKPGTKQEKTSTAREPVGGLKYHSRPPQLKRSPTKPPASIRPQGTTNLKSSLKAGGMVQWQKPAAKGEVGRKDVKVVPPGRAGVSRVTVPQNQPRSVHGSKTQAIESDFRSRRERLKPELPKASGVQARRVPKTPSAADRKKQLEEWLASKGKTYKRPPMMLLQKKPVKLSWRNVKEKEKQEKPEQLRLENINNILTECLKLVEEGVQAEELSAVLSHVPQAEKFAKFWICKAKLLARSGPFDVTGLYKAAVCAGAVPLQELREVVLDILKATDQTSEGEKAEQPVPWEPTTPCPSERQQVVATPCLTGKPLTSLPISIKLQVTSATRGKELLEGQELKFLTPVRRSLRIERVGSRFPEMLKDHDPVVSSLSEILDAEEETRFFFRKNKALPEVAELEGLSLYPPECC is encoded by the exons ATggagcgggcgggggcggccgcgcagg AAGAGCGGAGAAGACGGCTCCAGGAGTACCTAGCAGCcagagaaaagctgaaatgcCCAAGTGCAAA ACCCTTTTTGAAGGACCAGACGAATTGCCTGAATCCACCCTTAGAACCAGTTTCTAAACTAGAGCAT GTCGACAGGAACAAGAAGGACGTTCTCAGAAACGTGGTGAAGGGCGCTCAGAGGGCTGGCAAGCTTGGTGCCAAATCCACACAGCACGCTGGCCATGCTGCTCAGCAGAAGTCTTCAAATACATCCCAGAGAGCAGCGGTGGTGCGTCCAGAGCAGCCGAGGAAGAGCACAAAGGTTCCCCTGGGGCTCGTGCCAAGCATGAGCTGCTCTATGCAGCCCAGAGGGAGGCTCCCAACTTCAAACTCCAGTCACTTAAATCCAGAAAGGAACAAGAAGCCTGCACAGGAGACTGTCACCACTGCAGCACCTCAGACTGGAAGTGACCACCCCCCTCCTGGGGCACCTTGCTCCCTAAACGAAGGCCTGCAGGACAGGCTGGTCTGCAACAAAGAAAACGTCCAAGCACAAGCCTCTACACACCCTGTGCCGAACAGAGCTTTTCAGTCTGATGGGAACAATCTCGGGAACAAGAGAGTCTTGGCTCACAGGCAAAGCTCAGCCACGATGTCAAGAACCGTCACGTGCCCAAAGGACAGAATTACTAGCCACCAGGCTAAGGAAGAGCCAATTCAGGACAAATTCAGGAAAACCCTGCCAGGCTCAAAGAGCGCGTCTCAAAAACCAAGTGTCAAAACTCAGCCGTTGCAGCCCCCTCGCTTACTTACTGGTTCTACTAATTTGCTACATAAAAAACCAGggacaaagcaggaaaaaaccagTACAGCAAGGGAACCTGTAGGAGGTCTTAAGTACCACAGTAGACCCCCCCAACTGAAAAGATCTCCCACAAAGCCTCCAGCCTCCATCCGGCCCCAGGGGACCACAAACCTGAAATCCAGCCTGAAAGCAGGTGGCATGGTGCAATGGCAAAAGCCTGCAGCTAAAGGGGAGGTGGGTAGGAAGGACGTGAAGGTGGTGCCTCCTGGACGTGCAGGAGTATCCCGAGTGACAGTTCCCCAAAACCAGCCTCGCAGCGTACACGGCTCCAAAACTCAAGCAATTGAGAGCGATTTTAGGAGTAGGAGAGAGAGGCTTAAACCAGAGCTGCCAAAGGCAAGTGGAGTACAGGCTAGGCGTGTTCCCAAGACCCCATCGGCTGCAGATCGTAA GAAACAGCTGGAGGAGTGGTTGGCATCCAAAGGCAAGACATACAAGCGGCCACCTATGatgctgcttcagaaaaagcCAGTGAAGCTGTCCTGGAGAAATGtcaaggagaaagagaagcaagagaAACCAGAGCAGCTCCGCCTGGAGAATATCAACAACATATTAACGGAGTGCCTGAAGCTCGTTGAGGAG GGTGTCCAGGCAGAGgagctctctgcagtgctgtcCCACGTGCCCCAGGCAGAGAAATTTGCCAAGTTCTGGATCTGCAAAGCGAAACTCCTCGCCCGGAGCGGCCCTTTTGATGTGACGGGGTTGTACAAAGCAGCAGTCTGCGCTGGTGCTGTG CCGCTTCAGGAGCTCAGAGAAGTTGTCCTTGATATTTTGAAGGCTACAGATCAAACATCAGAAG GGGAAAAGGCTGAGCAGCCCGTTCCTTGGGAGCCTACAACGCCTTGCCCGAGTGAGAGGCAGCAAGTGGTAGCGACTCCCTGCCTCACGGGGAAGCCCCTGACCAGCCTGCCCATCTCAATCAAGTTACAAGTTACATCTGCAACCAG AGGAAAGGAGTTGCTGGAAGGCCAAGAGCTCAAATTCCTGACGCCAGTGCGGCGCTCGCTGCGGATAGAGCGGGTTGGGAGCCGCTTCCCAGAGATGCTGAAGGACCATGACCCTGTGGTGTCGTCCCTCAGTGAAATCCTGGATGCTGAGGAGGAGACTCGGTTCTTCTTCCGGAAAAACAAGGCTTTGCCAGAGGTGGCGGAGCTGGAGGGTTTGAGTTTGTATCCCCCAGAGTGCTGCTGA
- the CKAP2L gene encoding cytoskeleton-associated protein 2-like isoform X2 — MERAGAAAQERRRRLQEYLAAREKLKCPSAKPFLKDQTNCLNPPLEPVSKLEHVDRNKKDVLRNVVKGAQRAGKLGAKSTQHAGHAAQQKSSNTSQRAAVVRPEQPRKSTKVPLGLVPSMSCSMQPRGRLPTSNSSHLNPERNKKPAQETVTTAAPQTGSDHPPPGAPCSLNEGLQDRLVCNKENVQAQASTHPVPNRAFQSDGNNLGNKRVLAHRQSSATMSRTVTCPKDRITSHQAKEEPIQDKFRKTLPGSKSASQKPSVKTQPLQPPRLLTGSTNLLHKKPGTKQEKTSTAREPVGGLKYHSRPPQLKRSPTKPPASIRPQGTTNLKSSLKAGGMVQWQKPAAKGEVGRKDVKVVPPGRAGVSRVTVPQNQPRSVHGSKTQAIESDFRSRRERLKPELPKASGVQARRVPKTPSAADRKKQLEEWLASKGKTYKRPPMMLLQKKPVKLSWRNVKEKEKQEKPEQLRLENINNILTECLKLVEEGVQAEELSAVLSHVPQAEKFAKFWICKAKLLARSGPFDVTGLYKAAVCAGAVPLQELREVVLDILKATDQTSEGEKAEQPVPWEPTTPCPSERQQVVATPCLTGKPLTSLPISIKLQVTSATRGKELLEGQELKFLTPVRRSLRIERVGSRFPEMLKDHDPVVSSLSEILDAEEETRFFFRKNKALPEVAELEGLSLYPPECC; from the exons ATggagcgggcgggggcggccgcgcagg AGCGGAGAAGACGGCTCCAGGAGTACCTAGCAGCcagagaaaagctgaaatgcCCAAGTGCAAA ACCCTTTTTGAAGGACCAGACGAATTGCCTGAATCCACCCTTAGAACCAGTTTCTAAACTAGAGCAT GTCGACAGGAACAAGAAGGACGTTCTCAGAAACGTGGTGAAGGGCGCTCAGAGGGCTGGCAAGCTTGGTGCCAAATCCACACAGCACGCTGGCCATGCTGCTCAGCAGAAGTCTTCAAATACATCCCAGAGAGCAGCGGTGGTGCGTCCAGAGCAGCCGAGGAAGAGCACAAAGGTTCCCCTGGGGCTCGTGCCAAGCATGAGCTGCTCTATGCAGCCCAGAGGGAGGCTCCCAACTTCAAACTCCAGTCACTTAAATCCAGAAAGGAACAAGAAGCCTGCACAGGAGACTGTCACCACTGCAGCACCTCAGACTGGAAGTGACCACCCCCCTCCTGGGGCACCTTGCTCCCTAAACGAAGGCCTGCAGGACAGGCTGGTCTGCAACAAAGAAAACGTCCAAGCACAAGCCTCTACACACCCTGTGCCGAACAGAGCTTTTCAGTCTGATGGGAACAATCTCGGGAACAAGAGAGTCTTGGCTCACAGGCAAAGCTCAGCCACGATGTCAAGAACCGTCACGTGCCCAAAGGACAGAATTACTAGCCACCAGGCTAAGGAAGAGCCAATTCAGGACAAATTCAGGAAAACCCTGCCAGGCTCAAAGAGCGCGTCTCAAAAACCAAGTGTCAAAACTCAGCCGTTGCAGCCCCCTCGCTTACTTACTGGTTCTACTAATTTGCTACATAAAAAACCAGggacaaagcaggaaaaaaccagTACAGCAAGGGAACCTGTAGGAGGTCTTAAGTACCACAGTAGACCCCCCCAACTGAAAAGATCTCCCACAAAGCCTCCAGCCTCCATCCGGCCCCAGGGGACCACAAACCTGAAATCCAGCCTGAAAGCAGGTGGCATGGTGCAATGGCAAAAGCCTGCAGCTAAAGGGGAGGTGGGTAGGAAGGACGTGAAGGTGGTGCCTCCTGGACGTGCAGGAGTATCCCGAGTGACAGTTCCCCAAAACCAGCCTCGCAGCGTACACGGCTCCAAAACTCAAGCAATTGAGAGCGATTTTAGGAGTAGGAGAGAGAGGCTTAAACCAGAGCTGCCAAAGGCAAGTGGAGTACAGGCTAGGCGTGTTCCCAAGACCCCATCGGCTGCAGATCGTAA GAAACAGCTGGAGGAGTGGTTGGCATCCAAAGGCAAGACATACAAGCGGCCACCTATGatgctgcttcagaaaaagcCAGTGAAGCTGTCCTGGAGAAATGtcaaggagaaagagaagcaagagaAACCAGAGCAGCTCCGCCTGGAGAATATCAACAACATATTAACGGAGTGCCTGAAGCTCGTTGAGGAG GGTGTCCAGGCAGAGgagctctctgcagtgctgtcCCACGTGCCCCAGGCAGAGAAATTTGCCAAGTTCTGGATCTGCAAAGCGAAACTCCTCGCCCGGAGCGGCCCTTTTGATGTGACGGGGTTGTACAAAGCAGCAGTCTGCGCTGGTGCTGTG CCGCTTCAGGAGCTCAGAGAAGTTGTCCTTGATATTTTGAAGGCTACAGATCAAACATCAGAAG GGGAAAAGGCTGAGCAGCCCGTTCCTTGGGAGCCTACAACGCCTTGCCCGAGTGAGAGGCAGCAAGTGGTAGCGACTCCCTGCCTCACGGGGAAGCCCCTGACCAGCCTGCCCATCTCAATCAAGTTACAAGTTACATCTGCAACCAG AGGAAAGGAGTTGCTGGAAGGCCAAGAGCTCAAATTCCTGACGCCAGTGCGGCGCTCGCTGCGGATAGAGCGGGTTGGGAGCCGCTTCCCAGAGATGCTGAAGGACCATGACCCTGTGGTGTCGTCCCTCAGTGAAATCCTGGATGCTGAGGAGGAGACTCGGTTCTTCTTCCGGAAAAACAAGGCTTTGCCAGAGGTGGCGGAGCTGGAGGGTTTGAGTTTGTATCCCCCAGAGTGCTGCTGA
- the LOC142420043 gene encoding LOW QUALITY PROTEIN: interleukin-1 beta-like (The sequence of the model RefSeq protein was modified relative to this genomic sequence to represent the inferred CDS: deleted 1 base in 1 codon) codes for MAFVPNLDTLECSSLNEETFYGPDCLCPQKVTLSGGNGETPVFWEAGFSPQVPFPPQKPRLDSEVTLPGVGIQVTVTKGHPARNFRRAAILVVAVTKLLKRPAHKDFADSDLGDFLDDIFEPVSFQRIESSYAGAPIYRYTRSQSFDILDINHKCFVLESPTQLVALHLQGPSAGQKVKLNIALYRPRPSQGSPGTGRMPVALGIKGCQLYMSCVMSGNNPVLQLEEADIRRDIDSLELTRFIFYRLDSLAERTTRFESAAFPGWFICTSLQPRQPVGITDRPDQVNIATYKLSGR; via the exons ATGGCATTCGTCCCCAATTTGGACACACTGGAGTGCAGCAG CCTGAACGAGGAGACATTTTATGGCCCCGACTGCCTCTGCCCGCAGAAGGTAACACTG AGTGGTGGGAATGGCGAGACCCCCGTGTTTTGGGAAGCTGGGTTCTCACCCCAagtcccctttcctccccagaaaCCCCGCCTGGACTCGGAGGTGACGTTGCCCGGGGTGGGCATCCAGGTGACGGTGACCAAGGGACACCCTGCCAGGAACTTTCGCCGGGCCGCCATCCTCGTGGTGGCTGTGACCAAGCTCCTGAAGCGGCCGGCACACAAGGACTTTGCTGACAGTGACCTTGGGGACTTCCTGGACGATATTTTCG AGCCCGTCTCCTTCCAGCGGATCGAGAGCAGTTACGCTGGGGCACCCATCTACCGCTACACCCGCTCCCAGTCCTTCGACATCCTCGACATTAACCACAAGTGCTTCGTGCTGGAGTCACCCACCCAGCTGGTGGCCCTGCACCTGCAGGGACCCTCCGCTGGGCAGAAAG tgaAGCTCAACATTGCTCTGTACCGTCCCCGGCCGTCGCAGGGCAGCCCAGGGACCGGGCGGATGCCGGTGGCATTGGGCATCAAGGGCTGCCAACTCTACATGTCGTGTGTGATGAGCGGCAACAatcctgtgctgcagctggag GAAGCCGACATCAGGAGGGACATTGACAGCCTGGAGCTGACCCGCTTCATCTTCTACCGTCTGGACAGCCTGGCCGAGAGAACCACCCGCTTCGAGTCGGCCGCGTTCCCCGGCTGGTTCATCtgcacctccctgcagccccgccAGCCCGTCGGCATCACCGACCGGCCCGACCAGGTCAACATTGCCACCTACAAGCTGAGCGGGCGCTGA